In a genomic window of Dyadobacter fermentans DSM 18053:
- a CDS encoding c-type cytochrome produces the protein MKALKLIGKILAGLLVIIALGIIYVKAALPNTGPAPDIKIERTVARVERGKYLANHVTVCMDCHSTRDWSLYAGPLTGALGGGGEEFTQEMGFPGKFYAPNITPYTLASWTDGEVFRAVTTGVNKSGKALFPVMGYHRFGLLDKEDIYSVIAYIRGLPPVQQDIPQSEPDFPINILINTMPQEASFTTRPAETDQLAYGKYLITAAGCVDCHSKTDKGAVIPGTEFGGGMEFRSPNGVVRSANITMHKETGIGNWTQEAFLGRFKAYTDSSYVSPKIASGELNTPMPWVMYAGMKETDLSAIFAYLNTIKPIENSVVKFEK, from the coding sequence GTGAAAGCGCTTAAACTCATCGGTAAAATCCTTGCCGGCCTCCTCGTAATCATTGCCCTGGGCATTATCTATGTAAAAGCAGCCCTGCCCAACACCGGCCCGGCGCCCGACATCAAAATCGAACGCACCGTGGCCCGTGTGGAACGCGGCAAATACCTCGCCAATCATGTAACCGTTTGTATGGACTGCCACAGCACCCGCGACTGGTCGCTGTACGCTGGTCCGCTTACCGGCGCATTGGGCGGTGGAGGCGAGGAATTTACCCAGGAAATGGGCTTTCCCGGCAAGTTTTATGCACCCAATATCACACCTTACACACTCGCCAGTTGGACGGACGGAGAGGTTTTCCGGGCTGTCACGACCGGCGTCAACAAAAGCGGCAAAGCATTGTTTCCGGTGATGGGTTACCACCGGTTTGGCTTGCTGGATAAAGAGGATATTTATTCGGTGATCGCTTATATTCGCGGGTTGCCGCCCGTGCAGCAGGACATCCCGCAGTCGGAGCCGGACTTCCCGATCAATATCCTCATCAACACCATGCCTCAGGAAGCCTCCTTCACCACCCGGCCTGCGGAAACCGACCAGCTAGCTTATGGCAAATACCTCATCACCGCCGCCGGCTGCGTGGACTGCCACAGCAAAACCGACAAGGGCGCTGTAATCCCCGGCACCGAATTCGGTGGAGGAATGGAGTTCCGCAGTCCGAATGGCGTGGTGCGCTCGGCCAACATTACCATGCACAAGGAAACAGGCATCGGCAACTGGACGCAGGAGGCATTTTTAGGCCGTTTCAAAGCCTATACGGACAGCAGTTACGTTTCTCCGAAAATCGCTTCGGGCGAGCTCAACACGCCCATGCCGTGGGTCATGTATGCAGGTATGAAGGAAACCGACCTCTCCGCGATCTTTGCATATCTAAACACCATTAAGCCGATTGAAAACAGCGTGGTGAAGTTTGAAAAATAA
- a CDS encoding AraC family transcriptional regulator has translation MSTKHFTRLFKQRVGCTPNEYRTLN, from the coding sequence ATGTCAACGAAGCATTTCACGCGGCTTTTCAAACAACGGGTCGGCTGCACGCCCAATGAATACCGGACGCTGAATTGA
- a CDS encoding ligand-binding sensor domain-containing protein — MRLQLSAFSSFRQLAHLLSAGLLLLGCLSYPVSSYAQTPKTRINIQLLGPEQGLPSRNIRSLAQDGRGFIWVGTGQDLWRYDGYTFQDFTGILTRSIGRRTLINQMRTGAGGKIWVAHNNGISIIHPVDFSCRTIDPSRLIKEVGTKQNLDIFFDRKSNAWVAISGGRLVKIDRNAVPVALYTPSAGPPNAAKNVVTKLFSDRRNQVYAYNGSNFLDVISEDAKLVRRVDMCAGVPQSARNRVASVVQSGADELTIYYKQPGSAQHRIRRYSCSKQMFGPLQDAGTAVVPDFVYEDSRGHAWYKANGEVGFLNQKTGNFTALTDRLGQKSGANVFFFTAILSADDSFWISCVDGLFKITLTEEVFTKYLSVPLEKPGDIGSSIRGITEDSTGRIWVCSYGYHADSMAYMFHQIDPVKGRSRHMILHRPKSIPGDHVIPYKVLFAKDQVYAITDGTQFLKIEPETEEYYPVEFPFVSGRGFTYFYKLNAHTFWMGTWGGMAMIDIHNMKPVLFNDKVGRYIKNERVNHFMPWADDRILVSTTNGLYILNKNATIHEHFGQSPTDRIKLPALQIFHSVWYNNALWAASTQGLVHIDTTSKKTRLFTTDDGLPDNNIYASLPDERGNLWLSTNRGLSRFNTRTQKFYNYGISDGLPHTEFNHGSYLKAQDGTLYFGGLNGIVAFDPAQLDISAKKEAGLELISYSKYDAGRNKTDTVTNHPAGNEIVFNPDDRLFAFAFMSPDYHNTSLNRFRYRLEGWDDDGWHIFENGNKLLLNSLPPGNYNLRVQVSAAGADWGSQEWQAPVRVVAPWYKSPWFFILSTLAISLLIYLFYRYRLRQVLHIQQIRNGISADMHDEIGSTLSSITFYSQALLMQMDRAEHQQVVRKIKENAQQVQEGISDIVWSVKAGSDEIQDVFARMFHFGSGLAESKGITFHFETDPRLENRKLDMQARKNLYLIFKEAINNAAKYAECSTLNVDIRLENGKVTMVIRDNGQGFDPQAAKKGNGLANMQQRATQMGGRLTIASESMRGTVVKLMF, encoded by the coding sequence ATGCGGCTCCAACTCTCAGCGTTTAGCTCTTTCAGGCAATTGGCACACCTCCTCAGCGCAGGATTGCTGCTGCTTGGCTGCCTCAGCTATCCGGTTTCATCCTACGCCCAAACACCCAAAACACGCATTAACATTCAGCTCCTGGGCCCAGAGCAGGGCTTGCCCAGCCGGAATATCCGTAGCCTGGCGCAAGATGGGCGCGGTTTTATTTGGGTAGGCACGGGCCAGGACCTCTGGCGTTACGACGGGTACACTTTTCAGGACTTTACGGGCATTCTCACCAGGTCGATCGGCAGGCGCACGCTGATCAACCAGATGCGCACCGGCGCCGGGGGCAAGATTTGGGTAGCGCACAATAATGGTATCAGCATCATCCACCCGGTCGATTTTTCCTGCCGCACGATCGATCCTTCCCGCCTCATCAAAGAAGTTGGTACTAAGCAAAACCTCGACATTTTCTTCGACCGGAAATCCAATGCCTGGGTAGCCATTTCGGGAGGCCGGCTCGTGAAGATCGACCGGAATGCGGTGCCGGTTGCATTGTACACACCGTCGGCAGGCCCGCCTAATGCAGCTAAGAATGTGGTTACCAAGCTTTTCAGTGATCGCCGGAACCAGGTGTATGCTTATAACGGCAGCAATTTCCTGGATGTGATCAGCGAAGATGCCAAACTGGTCCGCCGCGTGGATATGTGCGCGGGCGTGCCGCAATCCGCCCGGAACCGGGTCGCAAGCGTGGTGCAATCGGGCGCGGATGAGCTTACCATTTATTACAAACAACCGGGCAGCGCGCAGCACCGCATTCGCCGATATTCCTGTTCAAAACAAATGTTCGGGCCGTTGCAGGATGCCGGCACGGCTGTTGTTCCCGATTTTGTTTACGAGGATTCCAGGGGGCACGCCTGGTACAAAGCGAACGGAGAAGTGGGTTTTTTAAACCAAAAAACCGGAAACTTTACGGCATTAACGGACCGTTTGGGACAAAAATCGGGAGCTAATGTCTTTTTCTTCACAGCCATCCTGAGCGCCGACGACAGTTTCTGGATTTCATGTGTGGACGGCCTTTTCAAAATCACGCTCACCGAAGAAGTCTTTACCAAATACCTCAGTGTGCCCCTGGAAAAGCCGGGCGACATCGGCAGCAGCATCCGGGGCATTACCGAGGACAGCACGGGGCGCATCTGGGTGTGCTCCTACGGCTACCACGCCGACAGTATGGCCTACATGTTTCACCAGATCGATCCGGTGAAGGGCCGGTCGAGGCACATGATCCTGCACCGTCCCAAATCCATCCCGGGCGACCACGTGATCCCCTACAAGGTGCTGTTTGCCAAAGACCAGGTGTATGCCATTACCGACGGCACGCAGTTTCTCAAAATCGAACCGGAAACGGAGGAATATTACCCGGTGGAATTCCCGTTTGTGAGTGGCCGGGGATTTACCTACTTCTACAAACTGAATGCGCATACCTTCTGGATGGGCACCTGGGGCGGAATGGCGATGATTGACATCCATAATATGAAACCGGTGCTGTTCAATGACAAGGTAGGCCGGTATATCAAAAATGAACGCGTGAACCACTTCATGCCTTGGGCGGACGACCGCATTCTCGTGAGCACCACCAATGGCCTGTACATATTAAATAAGAACGCGACCATCCACGAGCATTTCGGACAAAGCCCGACCGACCGGATCAAGCTCCCCGCATTGCAGATATTTCACAGCGTGTGGTATAACAATGCATTATGGGCCGCATCGACGCAGGGATTGGTCCACATTGATACCACCTCCAAAAAAACCCGGCTTTTCACCACCGACGACGGCCTGCCCGACAACAACATTTACGCTTCGCTGCCCGACGAGCGCGGAAACCTGTGGCTGAGCACGAACAGAGGTTTGTCGCGGTTCAACACCCGCACGCAGAAGTTCTACAACTACGGCATTTCCGACGGCCTGCCGCATACTGAATTCAACCACGGCTCATACCTCAAAGCCCAGGACGGCACCTTGTATTTCGGGGGACTGAACGGCATTGTCGCATTCGACCCGGCGCAGCTGGACATCAGCGCCAAAAAAGAGGCAGGCTTGGAGCTTATTTCCTATTCCAAATACGATGCGGGGCGAAACAAAACGGACACGGTTACCAACCACCCTGCTGGCAACGAAATCGTGTTTAACCCCGACGACCGCCTGTTTGCATTCGCTTTCATGAGTCCGGATTACCATAACACGTCGCTGAACCGCTTCCGGTACCGGCTCGAAGGCTGGGACGACGATGGCTGGCATATATTCGAAAATGGCAACAAGCTGCTGCTGAACAGCCTGCCGCCCGGTAACTATAACCTGCGGGTGCAGGTGTCGGCAGCCGGCGCCGACTGGGGGTCGCAGGAATGGCAGGCGCCGGTGAGAGTGGTGGCGCCGTGGTATAAATCGCCCTGGTTTTTTATCCTCAGCACGCTGGCTATCAGCTTGCTGATCTACCTTTTTTACCGCTACCGGCTCCGGCAGGTGCTGCATATCCAGCAAATCCGCAACGGGATCAGCGCCGACATGCACGACGAGATCGGGAGCACGCTGAGCAGCATTACTTTTTACAGCCAGGCGCTGCTCATGCAAATGGATCGGGCGGAACATCAGCAGGTGGTGCGGAAAATCAAGGAAAATGCCCAGCAGGTGCAGGAAGGGATCAGCGATATTGTGTGGAGTGTGAAAGCAGGGAGCGACGAGATCCAGGATGTGTTTGCCCGCATGTTCCATTTCGGCAGCGGGCTCGCCGAGTCCAAAGGCATCACTTTTCATTTCGAAACCGACCCCAGGCTGGAAAACAGGAAGCTGGATATGCAGGCCCGCAAAAACCTCTACCTGATCTTCAAGGAAGCCATCAATAATGCAGCCAAATATGCCGAATGCAGCACTTTGAATGTCGATATCCGCCTCGAAAACGGCAAAGTAACGATGGTGATCCGCGATAATGGCCAAGGTTTTGACCCGCAGGCCGCGAAGAAGGGTAACGGGCTTGCGAACATGCAGCAGCGCGCAACACAAATGGGCGGCCGGCTCACGATCGCGTCCGAAAGCATGCGGGGTACGGTCGTGAAGCTGATGTTCTAG
- a CDS encoding (2Fe-2S)-binding protein, which produces MATFNLKINGKSRTVDVDPATPMLWVLRDHLDLPGTKYGCGIAQCGACTIHLEGNAVRSCQLPVSSVGKSAVTTIEGLSEKADHPVQKAWLEHDVAQCGYCQTGQIMTAAALLKRNPNPTDEEIEAQMSGNICRCGTYVKIKEAVKSAAKK; this is translated from the coding sequence GTGGCGACATTCAATCTGAAAATCAATGGAAAATCCAGGACGGTCGATGTGGACCCTGCCACGCCGATGCTCTGGGTACTACGCGACCATCTGGACCTCCCGGGGACCAAGTATGGTTGCGGGATCGCGCAATGCGGCGCTTGTACGATTCATTTGGAAGGCAATGCCGTCCGATCGTGCCAGCTGCCGGTATCATCGGTCGGGAAATCCGCGGTGACGACCATCGAAGGCTTATCCGAAAAGGCGGACCACCCGGTGCAGAAGGCCTGGCTCGAACACGACGTGGCCCAATGCGGCTACTGCCAGACAGGCCAGATCATGACCGCCGCGGCTTTGCTGAAACGGAATCCGAACCCGACCGACGAGGAGATCGAAGCGCAGATGAGCGGCAATATCTGCCGCTGCGGCACTTATGTTAAAATTAAGGAAGCCGTAAAATCGGCTGCGAAAAAGTAA
- a CDS encoding ScyD/ScyE family protein, which translates to MKKSVLLLSAVIFSMFINACTDHSEPIPEPESLSSETFVSGLKHPIGLTHDDKGNLWTTEAGEDVGFNGTVSMISPTGVKTTFVTGLETLMREGSIEGLSHLEYHDGKLYFLHGSHGMLYTADVSTFTSGQTPVKLTDIKSEDIGSFVDSLGLTDPVNSNTYDFTFGPEGDMYIVDAGSNAVIKRDKTTGDLSLFAHFDNVAPDVEAVPTGIVFDGTKFLVSTLTGFPFAPNSAKIFQVDLSGNVNVYKSDFTTLTGVTLSVNNKPIVIQYGVFGAMGFEEKSGKVLDENGRTLFSGISQPTDIVRVGDKTFYLLSYLDGTITRLNY; encoded by the coding sequence ATGAAAAAATCAGTACTGCTACTCAGCGCCGTAATCTTTTCGATGTTTATCAATGCCTGTACCGACCATTCGGAACCGATCCCTGAGCCTGAATCGCTTTCGTCGGAAACGTTCGTAAGCGGGTTGAAACACCCCATCGGACTCACGCACGACGACAAGGGGAATCTTTGGACAACCGAAGCCGGGGAAGACGTTGGCTTCAACGGCACGGTGTCGATGATTTCGCCCACCGGCGTGAAAACCACCTTTGTGACCGGTCTCGAGACGCTCATGCGCGAAGGGTCGATCGAGGGGCTTAGCCATTTGGAATACCACGACGGTAAACTGTACTTCCTGCACGGCTCTCACGGTATGCTTTACACAGCCGATGTATCCACATTCACATCGGGCCAGACGCCGGTTAAGCTGACGGATATCAAATCCGAAGATATTGGCTCGTTCGTAGACAGCCTTGGACTGACCGACCCTGTAAATTCGAACACCTATGACTTTACATTCGGACCAGAAGGCGATATGTACATTGTGGATGCCGGCAGCAATGCGGTGATCAAAAGGGACAAAACTACCGGCGATCTGAGCCTTTTCGCCCATTTCGACAATGTAGCGCCCGACGTGGAGGCCGTTCCGACCGGCATCGTTTTCGACGGTACCAAGTTCCTGGTAAGCACGCTCACTGGCTTCCCGTTCGCGCCGAATAGCGCCAAAATCTTCCAGGTGGACCTGTCGGGTAATGTGAATGTGTACAAATCGGACTTTACAACGCTCACAGGCGTTACGCTTTCTGTGAACAACAAACCGATTGTGATTCAGTACGGGGTGTTCGGGGCTATGGGATTTGAGGAGAAATCAGGTAAAGTGCTGGACGAAAACGGCCGCACGCTGTTCAGCGGCATCTCGCAGCCTACGGACATTGTTCGCGTAGGTGACAAAACCTTCTATCTGCTGAGCTACCTGGACGGAACCATCACCAGACTCAACTACTGA
- a CDS encoding choice-of-anchor Q domain-containing protein has translation MKKFYISNFHPFHLILFLLLAVQPAFAAPQQASEPVFRSADAVKLVQPRPRRKAPSDSLSPRLMQKALAASRKRHPAKSPAQMRALKANGAGARTSATADVPAILYVNINKDSGPPYDGTSWENAFEYLGDALKYAYENEGVQQIWVANGIYHPTYDPNYIDEPGDDYRDQTFTLVPNVMLYGGFKGTEQSLAERKINTEHTQDFGLPDEDLFTILDGGDFAYHTVTSAGAVGSAGLDGFVIAGGLADGTSDASVGGFAVPRNVGGGIVIANSSPSLSNLQIIFNKAENGGGVYLAGSSSALTNLQLSDNRSTNGSGIYAAQSASVLTNSIIHDNRADAAGAVYLINSSDVLTNLTIAENRGAGAGGVLVDGGAPKIRNTIVSENTLGSDIDVEVVNGGVPSFAYSFVAGSGGSTAWNAAFGTDLGGNLDGESGMYNPGGGLFGLYPGAPTTNVGNNLYFQAGQSPDLSGITADLRGTLRIMKETIDIGALESLYGVISSNLTPNEDRVLFVKKGGSGLKNGSNWDNAAAELADAVFASNIMEVRQIWVAGGIYHPLYRPDDLSNANPKSPHNAFLLLFNTELYGGFKGDETSLAARNLALTENASILSGDFDQNDNFSFADLRANGLKAEFSENARHVVFGAHMFSRSALDGFTIEGANNTSAVPGEMLLIDEAFLPAHYGAGIFIHRTDGSEVDYRNLIIRNNLGSQGGGFTAHQSESLLENSLVYHNYDKGYGSGVLDVDPHRSLKLNSITVAQNLSTGEGPLGGAIGCIGGDYLDILNSIITDNILLGDDDSRRANVSTDGAEAYFANCIIQGSGGSANWQWSDFSDDGGNLDVDPQFTDMNAGNFSLAECSRAIDAGDVEHYRSEEEISLTDIGGKTRISNNRIDIGAFEFQGARSPEATALAGNAEVSTFTFGSAGGNTMHTFTAQGDVCDSDLLTLNPGDLSGLVNAKVWVDAQVNSYAGAVYLQRHFDIEPAVNPETSTGRVVLYFTQAEFDALNLELTPPEYLPTGAPDGEYQRKENIRIYQFHGVSSDGSGSPASYGNTRTVIDPDESDINWNAALNRWEVAFTVDGFSGFFAGTVTQNPLPVRVVSFEGELSDNRQVKLGWKVAEQENILVYEVEYSKNAKAFTKIGQVAANALASTDYAFTDTLRHTGEQAYYRLKIIEADGKTAYSKLVSVKLPANEGIVAYPVPAKNEFWIDWKASGATSAELIDANGRVVGKIRKLSASQKIDISAFPAGTFFLQTNGNNVRKIVKSN, from the coding sequence ATGAAGAAATTTTACATTTCGAACTTCCATCCTTTCCACCTCATTCTGTTCCTGCTTCTGGCGGTTCAGCCGGCATTCGCCGCGCCGCAGCAAGCAAGTGAACCCGTATTCCGCAGTGCCGATGCGGTGAAGCTTGTCCAACCCAGGCCGCGAAGAAAGGCGCCCTCGGACAGCCTCTCGCCGCGGCTGATGCAAAAGGCCCTCGCCGCATCCCGGAAGCGGCATCCCGCCAAAAGTCCGGCCCAAATGCGGGCATTAAAAGCGAATGGGGCTGGCGCAAGAACATCGGCGACGGCGGACGTTCCCGCAATTTTGTACGTCAATATCAATAAAGACAGCGGTCCGCCCTACGATGGCACCAGCTGGGAAAATGCGTTCGAATACCTGGGTGACGCATTGAAATATGCCTACGAAAACGAAGGCGTGCAGCAGATTTGGGTCGCCAATGGCATTTATCACCCTACCTACGACCCCAATTACATCGACGAGCCGGGAGACGACTACCGCGACCAGACATTCACCCTGGTGCCCAATGTGATGCTGTACGGAGGTTTTAAAGGGACTGAACAATCCCTTGCCGAGCGCAAAATCAATACGGAGCATACCCAGGACTTCGGCTTGCCGGATGAAGACCTTTTTACCATCCTGGACGGTGGCGACTTTGCCTACCATACCGTGACGTCGGCAGGCGCTGTGGGCAGTGCCGGGCTCGATGGATTTGTGATTGCGGGCGGCTTGGCCGATGGCACGTCGGATGCGTCGGTGGGCGGTTTTGCCGTGCCCCGGAATGTGGGCGGCGGCATCGTCATCGCCAATTCCTCGCCTTCGCTAAGCAATCTCCAGATCATTTTTAACAAAGCGGAGAATGGCGGCGGGGTGTACCTGGCAGGCTCTTCTTCGGCATTGACCAATTTGCAGCTATCCGACAACCGGTCTACCAACGGCAGCGGCATTTACGCGGCGCAATCGGCTTCGGTGTTGACCAACTCGATCATCCACGACAATCGCGCGGATGCTGCGGGTGCCGTGTACCTGATCAACTCCTCCGACGTGCTCACCAATCTCACCATTGCCGAAAACCGGGGAGCAGGTGCCGGCGGCGTGCTGGTCGATGGCGGTGCTCCGAAAATACGTAACACCATTGTGAGTGAAAATACGCTTGGTTCGGATATCGACGTCGAGGTAGTGAACGGAGGCGTTCCCTCGTTCGCTTACAGCTTTGTGGCCGGAAGCGGCGGAAGCACTGCGTGGAATGCCGCATTTGGAACTGACCTGGGCGGAAACCTGGACGGCGAGTCGGGGATGTATAATCCGGGCGGCGGGCTTTTTGGCTTGTACCCGGGCGCTCCAACCACCAACGTGGGCAATAATCTGTATTTCCAGGCCGGTCAATCACCCGATTTATCGGGCATCACGGCCGATCTCCGGGGTACGCTGCGGATTATGAAAGAGACGATCGACATTGGTGCATTGGAAAGTCTGTACGGGGTCATCAGCTCCAATCTCACACCGAACGAGGACCGCGTGCTCTTTGTCAAAAAAGGCGGCAGCGGCCTGAAAAACGGCAGCAACTGGGACAATGCCGCAGCCGAACTGGCCGATGCCGTGTTTGCATCCAATATCATGGAAGTAAGGCAAATATGGGTTGCGGGCGGGATTTATCACCCGCTTTACCGGCCCGATGATTTGTCGAATGCCAATCCCAAAAGCCCGCACAATGCATTTCTGCTCTTGTTCAACACCGAATTATACGGCGGTTTCAAGGGAGATGAAACTTCGCTTGCGGCGCGCAATCTGGCGCTGACGGAAAATGCCAGCATTCTGAGCGGGGATTTTGACCAAAACGATAATTTCAGCTTTGCAGACCTGCGCGCCAACGGACTCAAAGCCGAGTTCAGTGAAAACGCCCGCCATGTGGTTTTTGGCGCACACATGTTCTCCCGGAGTGCTTTGGACGGCTTCACCATCGAGGGAGCGAATAACACATCCGCAGTTCCCGGTGAAATGCTTTTGATCGACGAAGCTTTTCTCCCTGCACACTATGGCGCGGGCATTTTCATCCACCGCACCGACGGCTCGGAAGTCGACTACCGTAACCTCATCATCCGCAACAACCTCGGCAGCCAGGGAGGCGGATTCACGGCGCACCAAAGTGAGTCATTGCTTGAAAACTCGCTCGTTTATCACAACTACGACAAAGGGTACGGCAGCGGCGTACTGGACGTAGATCCTCACCGCAGCCTGAAACTGAACAGTATCACAGTAGCACAAAACCTGTCGACCGGCGAAGGGCCTCTCGGCGGGGCGATTGGTTGTATCGGGGGCGATTACCTGGACATTCTGAACAGCATTATCACGGACAATATCTTGCTGGGCGATGACGATTCACGTCGTGCCAACGTCTCCACGGACGGGGCAGAGGCTTATTTTGCCAATTGCATCATCCAGGGAAGCGGCGGAAGTGCCAACTGGCAATGGAGCGATTTTAGCGACGACGGCGGCAACCTGGACGTTGACCCGCAGTTTACCGACATGAATGCTGGCAACTTTTCGCTGGCTGAATGCAGCCGGGCGATCGATGCCGGGGATGTCGAACATTACAGGAGCGAGGAGGAAATTTCTTTGACGGACATAGGTGGTAAAACGAGGATCTCTAACAACCGTATCGACATCGGTGCATTCGAGTTCCAGGGTGCACGCTCGCCGGAAGCGACTGCCCTGGCGGGGAATGCAGAAGTCAGCACCTTCACATTCGGCAGCGCGGGAGGTAACACCATGCACACCTTCACTGCTCAGGGCGATGTATGCGATTCGGACCTGCTTACATTGAACCCTGGTGACCTGAGCGGCCTTGTGAACGCCAAAGTGTGGGTGGATGCGCAGGTAAATTCCTATGCCGGTGCCGTGTATCTGCAAAGGCATTTCGACATTGAGCCGGCCGTAAATCCCGAAACGTCAACGGGCCGCGTGGTGCTCTATTTTACCCAGGCAGAGTTCGACGCGTTGAACCTCGAACTGACGCCACCGGAATATTTGCCCACCGGAGCACCGGACGGGGAATACCAACGAAAGGAAAACATCCGCATTTACCAGTTCCATGGCGTGAGCTCCGACGGCAGCGGTAGCCCGGCTTCTTACGGAAACACCCGCACCGTGATTGACCCGGACGAAAGCGACATTAATTGGAATGCAGCCCTCAACCGCTGGGAAGTGGCATTTACGGTCGACGGTTTCAGCGGATTTTTCGCGGGTACCGTCACGCAGAACCCGCTGCCTGTCCGAGTCGTGAGTTTCGAAGGGGAACTGTCCGACAATCGGCAGGTAAAGCTCGGCTGGAAGGTGGCGGAGCAGGAAAACATCCTCGTGTATGAGGTTGAATACAGCAAAAATGCCAAGGCATTTACCAAAATTGGCCAGGTAGCCGCGAATGCGCTCGCCAGCACGGACTATGCATTCACCGACACGCTCCGGCACACGGGCGAGCAGGCCTATTACCGGCTCAAAATCATTGAAGCAGACGGCAAAACGGCATATAGCAAATTAGTATCCGTGAAACTGCCGGCAAACGAGGGAATAGTCGCCTATCCGGTCCCCGCGAAAAACGAGTTCTGGATCGATTGGAAAGCGAGCGGTGCTACTTCCGCCGAGCTGATCGATGCGAATGGCCGGGTGGTGGGAAAAATCCGGAAGTTGTCCGCTTCTCAAAAAATAGACATTTCAGCATTTCCGGCAGGCACATTCTTCCTGCAAACCAACGGAAATAATGTTCGGAAAATAGTGAAATCCAATTAA